The following coding sequences are from one Buchnera aphidicola (Cinara confinis) window:
- the rpsK gene encoding 30S ribosomal protein S11 has translation MAKTKVTHLKKRAKRQIIDGIAHIHASFNNTIVTITDRQGHTLGWATSGGSGFRGSRKSTPFAAQVAAERCADLVKEYGIKNLEIMVKGPGPGRESTIRALNTAGFRITNITDITPIPHNGCRPPKKRRV, from the coding sequence ATGGCAAAAACAAAAGTTACACATTTAAAAAAAAGAGCGAAAAGACAAATAATTGATGGTATCGCGCATATTCATGCATCCTTTAATAACACTATCGTAACAATTACAGATCGTCAAGGTCATACACTAGGTTGGGCGACTTCAGGAGGATCTGGATTCAGAGGATCAAGAAAATCTACACCTTTTGCTGCACAAGTTGCCGCAGAAAGATGCGCTGATCTTGTAAAAGAATATGGTATTAAAAATTTAGAAATTATGGTAAAAGGTCCGGGTCCGGGACGAGAATCTACTATTAGAGCTTTAAATACTGCTGGTTTTCGTATCACCAATATTACAGATATTACTCCAATTCCGCATAATGGTTGTCGTCCACCCAAAAAACGTCGTGTGTAA
- the rpsM gene encoding 30S ribosomal protein S13, whose protein sequence is MARIAGINIPDHKHLLIALTNIYGIGLSRSKKICMAMNISRHVKVNSLNDQEIEKLRLIVLKFIVEGDLRRENKMSVKRLMDLGCYRGLRHRKHLPVRGQRTKTNARTCKGPRKLIKK, encoded by the coding sequence GTGGCTCGTATTGCTGGAATTAATATTCCTGATCATAAACATTTATTAATTGCATTAACGAATATTTATGGCATTGGTTTATCACGTTCTAAAAAGATTTGTATGGCTATGAATATTTCGCGACATGTTAAAGTGAATTCATTAAATGATCAAGAAATTGAAAAATTACGTTTGATAGTTTTAAAATTTATTGTAGAAGGTGATTTACGTCGTGAAAATAAAATGAGTGTGAAAAGACTAATGGATCTTGGGTGTTATCGAGGATTACGTCATCGAAAACATCTTCCTGTGCGAGGACAAAGAACTAAAACAAATGCACGTACATGTAAAGGCCCGAGAAAATTAATAAAAAAATAA
- the rpmJ gene encoding 50S ribosomal protein L36 — protein MKVRASVKKICRDCKIVRRKNVVRVICNNYPKHKQRQG, from the coding sequence ATGAAAGTCCGGGCATCTGTTAAAAAAATATGTCGTGATTGTAAAATTGTGCGACGTAAAAATGTTGTTCGTGTCATTTGTAATAATTATCCAAAACATAAACAAAGACAAGGATAA